GCGCAACGTCAACGACACCGACGCCGCGCTGCGCGAACTGGCCCGGGTGACCCGCCCGGGTGGCCGGCTGGTGGTCTGCGAGTTCAGCACCCCGGTCAACCCCGCCTTCCGTACCGTCTATCTGTCGTACCTGATGCGCTCGCTGCCGGCGGTGGCGCGGCGGGTTGCCAGCAATCCCGACGCGTACGTCTACCTGGCCGAGTCGATCCGGGCCTGGCCCGACCAGTCGGCGCTGGCGGCGCGGGTGGCGGCGGCCGGTTGGGGCCGGGTGGCGTGGCGCAACCTGACCGGCGGGGTGGTGGCCCTGCACCGCGGCATCCGGCAGGCAGATTCCCCTGATTAGGGGAATCTGACGGATTGGTCCGATTTGAGCCCTTAGGCTGGCCGGCATGACGGATCCGAAGGATGTGGCCATCGGCGATGCCGCGGAGCTGGTCGAACAGCTCAGGGATCTGGCCGGCGCGGATCCCGCCGACGTACGCCAGGTGGTGTCCGAGGTGCTCGCGGCCCTGGACCGGGCCGCCGGCGGCGCGCTGCGCGAGCAACTGCCCGAGACCATCCGCGCGGGCCTCGACAGCGCCGACCCGGCCCGGCTCTGAGCGCCGCCGGCCTCCGCACGCCGCGCCCGGTCTGGTTTCCAGCAGGTTAGGGCGCCCTAACAAGGCGAGCGTACGGCGCCGGTCATAGACTCGTCCCGGCTTGGCTTGTGAAGCATTTCACGAGCATGGCGGGGAGGAGGCGCGGAGATGACCGCGGTGGAGAACGACGCCGACGTGATCGTCGTGGGCGCCGGTCCCGGTGGCTCGGCGACCGCGTACCACCTGGCCCGGCACGGCGTACGCGTGCTGCTGCTGGAGAAGACCGAGTTTCCCCGGGAGAAGGTCTGCGGTGACGGGCTGACCCCGCGCGCGGTCCGGCAGCTGATCCGCATGGGTGTGGACACCTCGCCCGAGGCGGGCTGGCTGCACAACCGGGGCCTGCGGGTGATCGGCGGCGGCGTCCGGCTCGAACTGGACTGGCCGGATCTGGCCAGCTTCCCGAACTACGGGCTGGTGCGCACCCGGCTCGACTTCGACGACCTGCTCGCCCAGCGGGCCGTGGCCGCCGGCGCCAAGCTGCGCACCAGCGTCAATGTCATCGGGCCGGTGCTCGACGGCGACGGCCGGGTGATCGGGGTGCAGGCCGAGGACGGCCCGGACGCCGCACCCGCCACCTTCCACGCACCGCTGGTGGTCGCCGCAGACGGCGTCTCGGGCCGCTTCCCGCTCGCCCTGGGGCTGGCCAAGCGGGAGGACCGCCCGATCGGCGTGGCCGTGCGGCGCTACTACCGTTCCGAGGCCCGGCATGACGACGACTACCTGGAGTCCTGGCTGGAGTTGCGGGCCAAGGGCACCAACGAGCTGCTGCCCGGGTACGGCTGGATCTTCGGCCTCGGTGACGGCCGGGTCAACGTCGGGCTCGGCATCCTCAACTCGTCCTCGGCCTTCGGCAAGACCAACTACCGGCGGCTGCTCACCGACTGGCTGGCCAACACGCCGCCGGAGTGGGGCATGACCGACGAGACGAACGCCGAGGGGTCGATCCTGGGTGCGGCGCTGCCGATGGGCTTCAACCGGGTGCCGCACTACACCCGGGGGGTCATGCTGGTCGGCGACTCCGGCGGCATGGTCAACCCGTTCAACGGCGAGGGCATCGCGTACGCGATGGAGTCCGGCGAACTGGCCGCGGAGGTCGCGGTCCAGGCGCTGGCCCGGCCGGCCGGGATCGAGCGGGAGCGGGCGCTGATGGCGTACCCGCAGGAGCTGAAGACCCGGTTCGGTGGCTACTACCGGCTGGGCGGGATCTTCGTGAAGCTGATCGGCCGGCCGGAGGTCATGCGCGTGGCGACCAAGCACGGCATGCCCCACCCGACGCTGATGCGCTTCGTGCTCAAGCTACTGGCCAACCTCACCGATCCGCGCGGCGGTGACGCGATGGACCGGGTGATCAATGCGATGACCCGGGTAGCGCCCGCCGTGTAGGGGCGCTGACCAGGCAGGTCGACCCCCCGCCGACGGTCGCCGGGTGGGATGTGAATAGTGTGAAATTCGCCAACAACGAGGGCAGGGAAGGACGAGCAGGAGAAGAATATGTCGCTCTCGCCGTACGTACCCATCATCGGGCTGTTCGCCCTCGCCGCGGGTTTCGCGCTGTTCTCGATAGCCGCCGCCCGGTTCGCCGGACCTCGCCGCTACAACAAGGCCAAGCTCGAAGCCTACGAGTGTGGGATCGAGCCTAGCCCGCAACCGATCGGCGGAAGCCGGTTCCCGGTCAAGTTCTACCTGACGGCGATGCTATTCATCGTCTTCGACGTGGAAATGATCTTCCTTTACCCGTGGGCGGTCTCCTTCGACATCCTGCCGGTCTTCGGGTTCGTGGCCATGTTGGTGTTCATCGGTGCCGTCTTCGTCGCGTACGCCTACGAATGGCGACGCGGCGGCCTGGACTGGGACTGAGGGAGGAACGGCAATGGGTATCGAGGAGAAACTTCCCGCCGGCGTCCTGCTCACCTCGGTGGAGAAGCTGGTCAACTGGTCGCGCAAGTCGTCGGTCTGGGGCGCCACCTTCGGCCTGGCCTGCTGCGCGATCGAGATGATGGCCGCCGGTGGTCCGCACTACGACATGGGTCGCTGGGGCATGGAAGTCTTCCGGGCCTCGCCCCGGCAGGCCGACCTGATGATCGTGGCCGGCCGGGTGAGTCAGAAGATGGCCCCGGTGCTGCGCCAGATCTACGACCAGATGGCCGAGCCCCGCTGGGTGCTCTCCATGGGCGTCTGCGCCAGCAGCGGCGGCATGTTCAACAACTACGCCATCGTGCAGGGCGTCGACCACGTCGTGCCGGTCGACATGTACCTCCCGGGCTGCCCGCCCCGGCCGGAGATGCTCATCGACGCGATCCTCAAGCTCCGCGAGAAGATCGGCCACGAGCCGCTCGGCCCGAACGGCCGCAAGATGCAGGCGGCCCGCGAGGCGCGCGGTGACGTGCCGGTGGTGCCGTACGGCTCGATGCCGTCGTCGTACCGCAGCGACAAGGCCCGGCGGGCCGAGTGGACGAAGGCCGTCCGCGAGGGCCGCGAGGAGCAGCTGCGGATCGAGAACTGGATGAAGGCCCAGAACCACCTCCACCCGTACGGGGGGATCAAGTGACTGACGAGAAGCCGACCACCGGCGGCGTACCGATTCCGGTGACGCCGGCCGGGGCGACCAGCGGCGCACCCGCCGAGTTTCCGCCGGCCGCACCGGCCGGCCGGGGCATGTTCGGCAACCAGGGCAGCGGCGACGTCTCCGGATTCGGTGGCCTGGTCCGGCAGCACCGGGCGATCGAGGA
This is a stretch of genomic DNA from Micromonospora sp. WMMD1082. It encodes these proteins:
- a CDS encoding geranylgeranyl reductase family protein, translating into MTAVENDADVIVVGAGPGGSATAYHLARHGVRVLLLEKTEFPREKVCGDGLTPRAVRQLIRMGVDTSPEAGWLHNRGLRVIGGGVRLELDWPDLASFPNYGLVRTRLDFDDLLAQRAVAAGAKLRTSVNVIGPVLDGDGRVIGVQAEDGPDAAPATFHAPLVVAADGVSGRFPLALGLAKREDRPIGVAVRRYYRSEARHDDDYLESWLELRAKGTNELLPGYGWIFGLGDGRVNVGLGILNSSSAFGKTNYRRLLTDWLANTPPEWGMTDETNAEGSILGAALPMGFNRVPHYTRGVMLVGDSGGMVNPFNGEGIAYAMESGELAAEVAVQALARPAGIERERALMAYPQELKTRFGGYYRLGGIFVKLIGRPEVMRVATKHGMPHPTLMRFVLKLLANLTDPRGGDAMDRVINAMTRVAPAV
- a CDS encoding NADH-quinone oxidoreductase subunit A, whose translation is MSLSPYVPIIGLFALAAGFALFSIAAARFAGPRRYNKAKLEAYECGIEPSPQPIGGSRFPVKFYLTAMLFIVFDVEMIFLYPWAVSFDILPVFGFVAMLVFIGAVFVAYAYEWRRGGLDWD
- a CDS encoding NADH-quinone oxidoreductase subunit B; protein product: MGIEEKLPAGVLLTSVEKLVNWSRKSSVWGATFGLACCAIEMMAAGGPHYDMGRWGMEVFRASPRQADLMIVAGRVSQKMAPVLRQIYDQMAEPRWVLSMGVCASSGGMFNNYAIVQGVDHVVPVDMYLPGCPPRPEMLIDAILKLREKIGHEPLGPNGRKMQAAREARGDVPVVPYGSMPSSYRSDKARRAEWTKAVREGREEQLRIENWMKAQNHLHPYGGIK